From the genome of Chiloscyllium punctatum isolate Juve2018m chromosome 13, sChiPun1.3, whole genome shotgun sequence, one region includes:
- the lrrc18a gene encoding leucine-rich repeat-containing protein 18, giving the protein MPKRKGGAAGKKVTLKMAKNSMKITVDGKRRLDLSNMGIATFPKCILKLTDIEEIDLSRNMIKKIPDFINKFPKLRYLDFHTNKIERIPESLCQLELLYYLDLSNNKLTTDGLPTDLVQLKNLRVLNLGLNSVEMIPTTIGTLKELKELGLFDNRITYMPDKITKLPKLKKLNVLRNPFTTPQVPEEPIETIDRVENIYLARKDMLCRPCLKKCLRERDKWSKVKNIAEMEEQPDFSGLIAPNSVAKQDEASWRISE; this is encoded by the coding sequence ATGCCGAAACGGAAAGGAGGCGCTGCGGGCAAAAAGGTCACTCTAAAAATGGCAAAAAACTCCATGAAGATCACCGTGGACGGGAAGCGTCGTTTAGACTTAAGCAACATGGGTATCGCGACCTTTCCCAAGTGCATTCTGAAGTTGACGGATATTGAGGAAATCGATCTGAGCCGGAACATGATCAAAAAGATTCCAGACTTCATCAACAAATTCCCAAAGCTGCGCTACCTAGACTTCCACACAAACAAGATCGAGAGGATTCCTGAAAGCCTTTGCCAGTTGGAGCTGCTTTACTATCTTGACCTGTCGAACAATAAGCTCACAACAGATGGTTTGCCCACGGACCTGGTGCAGCTGAAAAACCTCCGGGTCCTGAACCTCGGCCTGAACTCCGTGGAAATGATTCCCACCACCATTGGCACTCTGAAGGAGCTGAAGGAACTGGGGCTCTTTGACAACCGGATCACGTACATGCCGGACAAAATCACCAAGCTGCCGAAACTGAAGAAACTGAATGTGTTGCGGAACCCGTTCACCACTCCGCAGGTACCCGAGGAGCCTATAGAGACCATCGATCGCGTCGAGAACATTTACCTCGCCAGGAAAGACATGCTCTGCCGTCCCTGTCTCAAGAAATGTCTCCGGGAGAGAGACAAATGGAGCAAGGTGAAGAACATAGCCGAGATGGAGGAACAGCCCGACTTCAGTGGTCTCATAGCACCCAACTCAGTTGCGAAACAAGACGAGGCGTCTTGGAGAATCAGTGAATAA